A genomic window from Salvia hispanica cultivar TCC Black 2014 chromosome 5, UniMelb_Shisp_WGS_1.0, whole genome shotgun sequence includes:
- the LOC125187367 gene encoding chaperone protein dnaJ 6-like, whose product MGKRRNTRVSEEHIEEEDEEMNEQQQFHSASSSSNQKSLYEILGVEKHASQQEIKKAYYKLALRLHPDKNPGNEEAKEKFQQLQKVISILGDEEKRAVYDQTGCVDDADLAGDVIQNLQTFFRAMYKKVTESDIEEFEANYRGSDTERKDLFDLFKKVKGNMDKLFCCMICSDPLLDSHRFKDIIDEAISAGDLKSTKAYEKWTKKVSKTKPPTSPLRQRKKPKKGSDDLYAIIAQRQNERRGKVDSMFSSLVQRYGGGEPVPEPSEEEFEAARQKLESRRSSKRK is encoded by the exons ATGGGCAAGAGGAGAAACACTAGGGTTTCTGAGGAGCATatagaggaagaagatgaagagatGAACGAACAACAGCAATTTCACAGTGCATCGTCTTCGTCCAACCAGAAGAGCCTGTATGAG ATTCTTGGTGTGGAGAAACATGCGTCACAGCAAGAGATAAAGAAAGCATATTACAAGTTGGCTTTGCGTCTGCATCCTGATAAGAACCCTGGTAACGAG GAGGCCAAGGAAAAATTTCAGCAGCTGCAAAAGGTCATATCTATCCTCGGTGATGAGGAGAAACGAGCTGTGTATGACCAAACTGGTTGTGTTGATGATGCT GATCTAGCTGGTGACGTTATCCAGAACTTGCAGACATTTTTCCGAGCCATGTACAAAAAG GTCACAGAGTCTGATATTGAAGAGTTTGAAGCAAACTACAGGGGTTCTGACACTGAACGAAAGGATTTGTTTGATCTTTTCAAAAAAGTGAAGGGCAACATGGATAA GCTTTTCTGCTGCATGATTTGCTCAGATCCATTGCTTGATTCCCATCGCTTCAAGGACATCATTGATGAGGCTATATCTGCAG GAGACTTGAAGTCGACCAAAGCATACGAGAAATGGACGAAGAAAGTATctaaaacaaaacctcctacaAGTCCATTAAGACAGAGAAAGAA GCCAAAGAAAGGCTCAGATGATCTGTATGCAATAATTGCTCAACGACAAAATGAGAGGCGAGGCAAGGTCGATTCCATGTTCTCATCTCTTGTTCAAAGATATGGTGGAGGGGAACCAGTTCCGGAGCCAAGCGAAGAAGAATTTGAAGCTGCTCGGCAAAAACTTGAAAGCCGAAGAAGctccaaaagaaaataa